In a single window of the Gadus macrocephalus chromosome 6, ASM3116895v1 genome:
- the mapkapk5 gene encoding MAP kinase-activated protein kinase 5: MSEDNADKFIKETSILEEYNINWTQKLGAGISGPVRVCVMKSSQERLALKILIDRPKARNEVRLHMMCASHPNVVQILEVYANSVQFPHESSPRARLLIVMEMMEGGELFHRISQHRHFTEKMASQVTKQIGEALEHCHFLNIAHRDLKPENLLFKDNSLDAPVKLCDFGFAKIDQGDLMTPQFTPYYVAPQVLEAQRRHQKEKSGIIPTSPTPYTYNKSCDLWSLGVIIYVMLCGYPPFYSKHHSRTIPKDMRKKIMTASFDFPEDEWSQISEMAKDIVRKLLKVKPEERLTIEGVLAHPWLNCTEALDNVLPSAQMMMDKAVVAGIQQAHAEQLANMRIQDLNVSLKPLNSVNNPILRKRKLLGPKPTDGIFIHDPENGEDSNVALEKLRDVIAQCILPQAGENEDEKLNQVMYEAWRFNRDCKLLRDSLQGLSWDGRAFSDKVDRLKLAEIVKQAIEEKTNLEEAH, from the exons ATGTCGGAGGATAATGCAGACAAATTCATCAAG GAAACATCCATTCTGGAGGAATACAACATCAATTGGACCCAAAAACTGGGAGCTGGCATCAGCGGGCCCGTGAG AGTTTGCGTGATGAAATCCTCTCAGGAACGCCTTGCCCTCAAGATACTTATTGATCGCCCCAAGGCCCGGAATGAG GTCCGTCTTCACATGATGTGTGCTAGTCACCCAAACGTGGTTCAAATCCTAGAAGTTTATGCCAACAGTGTCCAGTTCCCCCATGAATCAAGTCCAAG AGCAAGGCTACTAATCGTTATGGAGATGATGGAAGGGGGGGAGCTGTTTCACCGAATCAGCCAACACAGACACTTTACAGAGAAGATGGCCAGCCAGGTCACTAAGCAG ATCGGCGAGGCGTTGGAACACTGTCACTTCCTGAATATTGCACACCGGGACCTGAAGCCAGAGAACCTGCTCTTCAAGGATAACTCTCTC GACGCACCGGTGAAGTTGTGTGACTTTGGCTTTGCCAAGATCGACCAGGGCGACCTGATGACTCCTCAGTTCACTCCGTACTACGTAGCACCTCAG GTACTTGAGGCTCAAAGAAGACACCAGAAAGAGAAGTCTGGAATCATACCTACCTCACCCACTCCCTATACCTACAATAAG AGCTGTGACTTGTGGTCTCTGGGGGTGATCATCTATGTGATGCTCTGCGGCTACCCTCCCTTCTACTCCAAGCACCACAGCCGTACCATCCCTAAGGACATGAGGAAAAAGATCATGACGGCCAGCTTTGACTTCCCAGAGGACGAGTGGAGCCAGATCTCAGAGATGGCCAAGGATATTGTTCGcaa GCTGCTGAAGGTGAAGCCAGAGGAGCGACTGACCATCGAGGGAGTCCTGGCTCACCCCTGGCTCAACTGCACCGAGGCGCTGGACAACGTGCTGCCCTCTGCCCAGATGATGATGGACAAG GCAGTAGTAGCAGGTATCCAGCAGGCGCACGCGGAGCAGTTGGCCAACATGAGGATCCAGGATCTCAACGTCAGCCTGAAGCCTCTGAACTCCGTGAACAACCCAATCCTCAGGAAACGAAAGCTGCTCGG CCCCAAGCCCACTGATGGTATTTTCATCCATGACCCTGAGAATGGAGAAGACTCAAACGTAGCACTTGAAAAACTAAGAGACGTCATCGCTCAGTGTATACTACCGCAGGCTG GGGAGAATGAGGATGAGAAGCTGAATCAGGTCATGTACGAGGCCTGGAGGTTCAACAGAGACTGTAAACTACTGAGAGACAGTCTACAGGGGCTCAGCTGGGACG GACGGGCCTTTTCTGACAAAGTAGACCGCTTGAAGTTGGCTGAGATAGTAAAACAGGCAATCGAAGAGAAGACAAACCTTGAAGAAGCTCATTAG
- the ostf1 gene encoding osteoclast-stimulating factor 1 — MRTRHLSVNSRLSTSSLSEKVHSLTVIDYIRSTHVYREFVIYTMSKPPPKPAKPGQVKVFRAMFTFDPRTPDELYFEEGDILYISDTSDSHWWKGTCRGRTGLIPSNYVAEQAESIDNPMHEAAKRGNLSWLRECLENKVGINGLDKAGNTALYWGCHGGHRGRSWSNKLGDTPLHAAAWKGYSDIVEMLLNKDSRTDVKNNENKLALEMATNAQCASLIKRKQGGNITRSHSNAEEYLDDEDSD; from the exons ATGCGTACACGACACCTTTCCGTAAACTCGAGATTGTCAACTTCCTCATTGAGTGAGAAAGTGCATTCGTTGACCGTGATCGACTATATTCGATCGACTCACGTATATCGGGAATTTGTCATCTATACAATGTCGAAGCCACCGCCCAAACCGGCCAAACCAG GCCAAGTAAAGGTGTTCAGAGCAATGTTCACCTTTGACCCCAGAACT CCTGATGAGCTGTACTTTGAAGAAGGAGATATATTGTATATCTCTGACACT AGTGACAGTCATTGGTGGAAGGGGACATGCAGGGGACGAACAGGACTCATCCCCAGTAACTACG TTGCTGAGCAGGCGGAATCTATCGACAACCCGATGCATGAAGCAGCCAAGAGAG gcaatCTGAGCTGGCTGCGAGAATGTCTGGAGAACAAGGTGGGCATCAATGGACTGGACAAGGCTGGGAACACGGCCCTCTACTGGGGTTGTCACGGTGGACATAGAGGTAGGTCATGGAGT aacAAACTGGGGGACACTCCCCTCCATGCTGCAGCCTGGAAAGGATACTCTGACATCGTAGAAATGCTGCTCAACAAGG ATTCAAGGACAGACGTCAAGAACAACGAGAACAAGCTGGCGCTGGAGATGGCCACCAACGCTCAATGTGCCTCGTTGATCAAGAGGAAACAAGGAGGCA ACATCACGCGCTCGCATAGCAACGCAGAGGAGTACCTGGACGACGAAGACTCGGACTGA
- the nmrk1 gene encoding nicotinamide riboside kinase 1, which produces MNTLTLVVGIGGVTNGGKSTLATNLQKKLPHSCIIAQDTFFKDDSVVPVDSNGFKQYDLLDALHMDKMMEEIYSWWRDPQSYHQSTCATTEAGRTEVFVVIVEGFLIFNHRPLNELMNKKYFLEIPYDECQNRRCSRVYTPPDPPGYFDGHVWPMYLKNRQEMQLQGIVFLDGLKSEAELLGYVYDDITTEIKNLRGKTEINSVNL; this is translated from the exons ATGAATACACTTACTTTAGTTGTTGGAATAGGAGG GGTGACCAATGGCGGGAAGTCTACGTTGGCTACCAATCTACAGAAGAAGCTGCCACACAGTTGCATCATTGCACAGGACACATTTTTTAAA GATGACTCCGTGGTACCTGTCGACAGTAATGGATTCAAACAATATGACC TGCTGGATGCTCTGCACATGGACAAGATGATGGAGGAGATCTACTCGTGGTGGCGGGACCCACAGTCCTACCACCAGTCAACATGTGCCACAACGGAAGCTGGCCGCACGGAGGTCTTTGTGGTGATCGTAGAGGGCTTCCTCATATTCAACCACAG GCCTTTGAATGAATTAATGAACAAAAAATACTTCCTGGAAATCCCTTATGATGAATGTCAGAATAGGAGATG TTCAAGAGTGTACACGCCCCCAGATCCGCCGGGGTATTTTGACGGACACGTTTGGCCGATGTACCTGAAGAATCGTCAGGAGATGCAGCTGCAAGGGATCG TTTTTCTGGATGGATTGAAGTCAGAAGCTGAGCTACTAGGATATGTATATGATGATATAACTACGGAAATCAAAAACCTCAGG GGAAAGACTGAAATTAATTCAGTCAATTTGTAA